From one Phocoena sinus isolate mPhoSin1 chromosome 6, mPhoSin1.pri, whole genome shotgun sequence genomic stretch:
- the FAM167A gene encoding protein FAM167A: MSVPQIRGEDAASGEEGPAGAAPPPDDHLRSLKALTEKLRLETRRPSYLEWQARLEEQTWPFPRPVAGQRACVEEGPSRPPGAPRRHPQPHGMASQDDGAPCTGRLEGFESIDEAIAWLRKELTEMRLQDQQLARQLMRLRSDIHKLKIEQTCDLHRRMLNDATYELEERDELSDLFCDAPLASSFSLSAPLKLIGVTKMNINSRRFSLC, from the exons ATGTCTGTGCCCCAGATCCGAGGAGAAGACGCAGCCAGTGGGGAAGAAGGGCCGGCAGGCGCAGCCCCGCCGCCCGATGACCACCTCCGGAGCCTGAAGGCCCTCacggagaaactgaggctggagacCCGCAGGCCCTCCTACCTGGAATGGCAGGCCAGGCTGGAGGAGCAGACGTGGCCCTTCCCGAGGCCGGTGGCCGGGCAGCGGGCCTGTGTGGAAGAGGGGCCCTCGCGCCCCCCAGGAGCGCCCAGGCGGCATCCTCAGCCTCATGGGATGGCCAGCCAGGATGATGGGGCCCCGTGCACTGGCAGGCTGGAGGGCTTCGAGAGCATCGATGAAGCTATAGCCTGGCTCAGGAAGGAACTG ACGGAGATGCGGCTCCAGGACCAGCAGCTGGCCCGGCAGCTCATGCGCCTGCGCAGTGACATCCACAAGCTGAAGATCGAGCAGACCTGCGACCTCCACCGGCGGATGCTCAACGACGCCACCTACGAGCTGGAGGAGCGGGACGAGCTGTCCGACCTCTTCTGCGACGCCCCGCTCGCCTCCTCCTTCAGTCTCTCCGCGCCACTCAAGCTCATTGGGGTCACCAAGATGAACATCAACTCCCGCAGGTTTTCTCTGTGCTGA